One genomic region from Streptomyces sp. NBC_00457 encodes:
- a CDS encoding pirin family protein, whose amino-acid sequence MPAVTVENPLTLPRVAAPADAVARPVLAVTTAPSGFEGEGFPVRRAFAGINYRHLDPFIMMDQMGEVDYAPGEPKGTPWHPHRGFETVTYIIDGIFDHQDSNGGGGTITNGDTQWMTAGAGLLHIEAPPEHLVMSGGLFHGLQLWVNLPAKDKMMPPRYQDIRGGNVQLLSTPDGGALLRVIAGELDGHAGPGVTHTPITMIHATLAPGAEITLPWREDFNGLAYVLAGKGSVGAERRPVQLGQTAVFGAGGSLTVRADEQQDSHTPDLEVVLLGGQPIREPMAHYGPFVMNTREELQQAFEDFQKGRLGTIPAVHGMTEKGPDA is encoded by the coding sequence ATGCCTGCAGTGACCGTCGAGAACCCGCTGACCCTGCCCCGCGTGGCCGCCCCGGCCGACGCCGTGGCACGTCCCGTACTCGCCGTCACGACCGCGCCGAGCGGTTTCGAGGGCGAGGGCTTCCCGGTGCGCCGGGCGTTCGCCGGGATCAACTACCGCCACCTCGACCCGTTCATCATGATGGATCAGATGGGTGAGGTGGACTACGCGCCGGGAGAGCCCAAGGGCACTCCCTGGCATCCGCACCGCGGCTTCGAGACCGTCACCTACATCATCGACGGGATCTTCGACCACCAGGACTCCAACGGCGGTGGCGGCACCATCACCAACGGCGACACCCAGTGGATGACGGCGGGCGCGGGCCTGCTGCACATCGAGGCCCCGCCGGAGCACCTGGTGATGTCCGGCGGTCTCTTCCACGGCCTCCAGCTGTGGGTGAACCTCCCGGCCAAGGACAAGATGATGCCCCCGCGCTACCAGGACATCCGCGGCGGCAACGTCCAGCTGCTCAGCACGCCCGACGGCGGCGCGCTGCTGCGCGTCATCGCCGGTGAGCTGGACGGCCACGCCGGTCCCGGCGTCACGCACACGCCGATCACGATGATCCACGCGACCCTGGCGCCGGGCGCGGAGATCACCCTGCCCTGGCGCGAGGACTTCAACGGGCTGGCGTACGTGCTGGCGGGCAAGGGCTCGGTCGGTGCCGAGCGCCGCCCGGTCCAGCTGGGCCAGACGGCGGTCTTCGGCGCCGGCGGTTCGCTGACCGTCCGTGCGGACGAGCAGCAGGACTCGCACACGCCGGACTTGGAGGTCGTCCTCCTGGGCGGACAGCCGATCCGTGAGCCCATGGCCCACTACGGCCCGTTCGTCATGAACACCCGCGAAGAACTCCAGCAGGCCTTCGAGGACTTCCAGAAGGGCCGGCTCGGGACCATCCCGGCCGTGCACGGCATGACCGAAAAGGGCCCTGACGCCTGA
- a CDS encoding Ig-like domain repeat protein, which yields MRSTSAATAFAVLFSSVALSVAAAGTASAESADVVSPGGFVVNHTLQRVYVSDQANGRILAADYNGTLVGLNVGFGDVSDLVLSDDGATLYAALPSSHEIVALDPATLKVRTRYTVATDTGPRHLAFTSGKVWFSYGDQWDGDLGSVDPAVDPASGTDPVALAQLPTEGTGVGLWGQVLLDTDPLRPGLLAVGETGDSTGTEAVLDVSSGTPKVTAWHDSSYDLNDGVGDIDLVAGSDRVLVNGTDRHAYANGTFTKAGAYPAGQRADVGRSGLIAQISGTKVAIYRPSAAQPVRTYSTGTQPAADVVWAPDSSRVFALVASGNSYTVKPLTQPTLNVPTLTVNAPATATRTKQLTVTGKLSATIPLPSGAKLAVTRTDLESPNGKSLPTATVKADGTYSFTNSPPVGGKVTYKVSYAGDATHTAVSASDKVDVSRASTALKLNNNGKLYNHGADVKFTAHLGATYKNRSVQIYADPFGGDKPKKLIKSGKVNSAGDISAWVDMTRDTAVTAVFSGDARYKPKTVKVTAYARVKISTAVSKHYKTAKIGSTSYSWFHKNTDPLLTTTMSYYPGRQQRFDLQVYYQGSWYSAESQYFPIGTNGKSAITLEAPGESGIRARMRSVYVNGSSGDTVNSTTYGSWKYLYFSN from the coding sequence ATGCGCAGCACCTCGGCCGCGACGGCGTTCGCGGTCCTCTTCAGTTCGGTGGCGCTGAGCGTCGCCGCGGCCGGTACCGCGTCGGCCGAGTCCGCCGACGTGGTCAGCCCCGGCGGCTTCGTCGTCAACCACACCCTTCAGCGTGTCTACGTCAGCGACCAGGCCAACGGACGGATCCTCGCCGCCGACTACAACGGCACGCTCGTCGGCCTGAACGTCGGCTTCGGCGACGTCAGCGACCTGGTCCTGTCCGACGACGGCGCCACTCTCTACGCGGCCCTGCCCAGCAGCCACGAGATCGTGGCCCTCGACCCGGCCACCCTCAAGGTCAGGACCCGCTACACCGTCGCCACCGACACCGGCCCGCGCCACCTGGCCTTCACGTCCGGCAAGGTCTGGTTCTCCTACGGCGACCAGTGGGACGGCGACCTCGGCTCCGTCGACCCGGCGGTGGACCCGGCGAGCGGCACCGACCCGGTGGCGCTCGCCCAGCTCCCGACCGAGGGAACGGGCGTCGGACTGTGGGGGCAGGTCCTGCTGGACACCGACCCGCTGCGGCCGGGCCTGCTGGCCGTCGGTGAGACCGGGGACTCCACCGGCACCGAGGCCGTCCTCGACGTGTCGAGCGGCACGCCCAAGGTCACTGCCTGGCACGACAGCTCGTACGACCTGAACGACGGCGTCGGGGACATCGACCTCGTCGCGGGCAGCGATCGGGTGCTCGTCAACGGCACCGACCGGCACGCCTACGCGAACGGCACCTTCACCAAGGCCGGTGCCTACCCGGCCGGGCAGCGGGCCGACGTCGGCAGGAGCGGCCTGATCGCCCAGATCTCGGGCACCAAGGTGGCGATCTACCGTCCGTCCGCCGCCCAGCCGGTGCGCACGTACAGCACCGGCACGCAGCCCGCAGCCGACGTGGTCTGGGCGCCGGACTCCTCCCGCGTCTTCGCCCTGGTCGCGAGCGGCAACAGCTACACGGTCAAGCCGCTGACCCAGCCGACGCTCAACGTCCCCACCCTCACAGTCAACGCCCCGGCCACCGCCACCCGCACCAAGCAGCTCACCGTCACCGGCAAGCTCTCGGCGACGATTCCGCTGCCGTCCGGCGCCAAGCTCGCGGTCACCCGCACCGACCTGGAGAGCCCGAACGGCAAGTCGCTGCCGACCGCCACGGTCAAGGCGGACGGCACGTACTCCTTCACCAACTCGCCCCCGGTCGGCGGCAAGGTCACATACAAGGTCTCCTACGCGGGCGACGCCACGCACACCGCGGTCAGCGCCTCCGACAAGGTCGACGTCTCCCGCGCCTCGACCGCGCTGAAGCTGAACAACAACGGCAAGCTGTACAACCACGGCGCCGACGTCAAGTTCACCGCGCACCTCGGTGCGACGTACAAGAACCGCTCGGTCCAGATCTACGCGGACCCCTTCGGCGGCGACAAGCCGAAGAAGCTGATCAAGTCCGGCAAGGTCAACTCCGCCGGCGACATCAGCGCGTGGGTGGACATGACCCGCGACACCGCCGTGACCGCGGTCTTCTCGGGCGACGCCCGCTACAAGCCGAAGACGGTCAAGGTCACGGCGTACGCCAGGGTCAAGATCTCCACCGCCGTCTCCAAGCACTACAAGACGGCGAAGATCGGCTCGACGTCGTACTCCTGGTTCCACAAGAACACCGACCCGCTGCTCACCACGACGATGAGCTACTACCCGGGCCGTCAGCAGCGCTTCGACCTCCAGGTCTACTACCAGGGCTCGTGGTACTCGGCGGAGTCGCAGTACTTCCCGATCGGTACGAACGGGAAGTCGGCCATCACCCTCGAGGCACCCGGTGAGTCGGGCATCCGGGCGCGGATGCGGTCGGTGTACGTCAACGGCTCGTCCGGCGACACCGTGAACTCGACGACGTACGGGTCCTGGAAGTACCTGTACTTCAGCAACTGA
- a CDS encoding SseB family protein, translating to MYGYGQPMDGGAAQQGYVPPQQPMPGGYGQQPPLYPEPSPPSLADAVRAFTTGQLSAEDFQQVFATSKVYCPRGDNPGFLALHNTQQPVIPMFTSLKELRRYAGKESKYFVITGAEVIDLLPTGYGFVLDMEGEHRMVFDAKAVEQMVEFAMRRMYG from the coding sequence ATGTATGGATACGGCCAGCCCATGGATGGGGGAGCTGCCCAGCAGGGCTACGTCCCGCCGCAGCAGCCCATGCCCGGCGGGTACGGCCAGCAGCCGCCGCTGTACCCCGAGCCGTCCCCGCCGTCGCTCGCGGACGCGGTGCGTGCCTTCACCACCGGGCAGCTGTCCGCGGAGGACTTCCAGCAGGTCTTCGCGACGTCGAAGGTCTACTGCCCGCGCGGTGACAACCCCGGCTTCCTCGCCCTGCACAACACCCAGCAGCCGGTGATCCCGATGTTCACCTCGCTGAAGGAACTGCGCCGGTACGCGGGCAAGGAGTCCAAGTACTTCGTGATCACCGGCGCCGAGGTGATCGACCTGCTGCCGACCGGCTACGGCTTCGTCCTGGACATGGAGGGCGAGCACCGGATGGTGTTCGACGCGAAGGCGGTCGAGCAGATGGTGGAGTTCGCGATGCGGCGGATGTACGGCTAG
- a CDS encoding intradiol ring-cleavage dioxygenase, whose product MHRHHDDEVHEHDRGLSYDLPVLARRRMIRLMAGASLIPLVGCSAEDDTSAASSSSPSSSSSSAASGSTGEASECATIPNETAGPYPGDGSNGVNVLKESGVVRSDITKSFGDSAGGTAEGVPLTITLTVVDAASGCGTPKEGAAVYLWHCDREGRYSLYSEGVTEENYLRGVQETDDKGQVTFKSIFPACYTGRWPHIHFEVYGSLEDATAATSITNTSQLAFPKDVCDTVYATDGYSQSVQELSRLSLETDNIFSDGYDQQLAAVEGSVGKGYTATLTVPV is encoded by the coding sequence ATGCACCGACACCACGACGACGAGGTCCACGAGCACGACAGAGGGCTCTCCTACGACCTTCCCGTCCTCGCCCGCCGCCGCATGATCCGGCTGATGGCGGGGGCGAGCCTGATACCGCTGGTGGGGTGCTCCGCCGAGGACGACACCTCCGCGGCCTCCTCGTCGTCCCCCTCGTCCTCCTCCTCGTCCGCTGCTTCCGGCTCCACCGGCGAGGCGTCCGAGTGCGCGACCATCCCGAACGAGACGGCCGGTCCCTACCCCGGCGACGGCTCCAACGGCGTGAACGTCCTCAAGGAGAGCGGCGTCGTCCGCAGCGACATCACCAAGAGCTTCGGCGACTCGGCGGGCGGCACCGCCGAGGGCGTGCCCCTGACGATCACGCTCACGGTGGTGGACGCGGCCTCCGGCTGCGGGACGCCGAAGGAGGGCGCCGCCGTCTACCTGTGGCACTGCGACCGGGAGGGCAGGTACTCCCTGTACTCGGAGGGCGTCACCGAGGAGAACTATCTGCGCGGCGTCCAGGAGACCGACGACAAGGGGCAGGTCACGTTCAAGAGCATCTTCCCGGCCTGCTACACGGGCCGCTGGCCGCACATCCACTTCGAGGTCTACGGCAGCCTGGAGGACGCCACGGCCGCCACCTCCATCACGAACACCTCGCAGCTCGCGTTCCCGAAGGACGTCTGCGACACGGTGTACGCGACGGACGGTTACAGCCAGAGTGTGCAGGAGCTCAGCCGACTCTCCCTGGAGACGGACAACATCTTCAGCGACGGCTACGACCAGCAGCTGGCGGCGGTCGAGGGCAGCGTGGGCAAGGGGTACACGGCGACTCTGACGGTTCCGGTGTGA
- a CDS encoding acyl-CoA dehydrogenase, which produces MGHYKSNLRDIEFNLFEVLGRDKLYGTGPFEEMDAETAKSILDEMTRLAENDLAESFTDADRNPPVYDPETHTAPVPASFKKSYKAFMDSEYWRLGLPEEIGGTTAPPSLIWSYAELILGANPAVWMYSSGPAFAGILFDEGNEVQKKIAQIAVERTWGSTMVLTEPDAGSDVGAGRTKAIQQEDGSWHIEGVKRFITSGEHDMEENILHYVLARPEGAGPGTKGLSLFLVPKYLFDFETGELGERNGVYATNVEHKMGLKASNTCEMTFGDQHPAKGWLIGDKHDGIRQMFRIIEFARMMVGTKAISTLSTGYLNALEYAKERVQGPDLANFMDKTAPKVTITHHPDVRRSLMTQKAYAEGMRALVLYTASIQDAIAVKEAAGEDAKTEHALNDLLLPIVKGYGSEKGYEQLAQSLQTFGGSGFLQEYPIEQYIRDAKIDTLYEGTTAIQGQDFFFRKIVRNQGAALNSLAEDIKKFLAVGTGGEELAGAREHLAKAAVELEAIVGLMLTDLAATEKDVKNIYKVGLNTTRLLMASGDVVVGYLLLKGAAIAAEKLPNASAKDKAFYTGKIAAAKFFAATVLPGVTGARKLAEGVDLDLMELDEAAF; this is translated from the coding sequence ATGGGGCACTACAAGTCGAATCTGCGCGACATCGAGTTCAACCTCTTCGAAGTACTCGGGCGCGACAAGCTGTACGGCACGGGCCCGTTCGAGGAGATGGACGCCGAGACGGCGAAGTCCATCCTCGACGAGATGACCCGCCTCGCGGAGAACGACCTGGCGGAGTCCTTCACGGACGCCGACCGCAACCCGCCGGTCTACGACCCCGAGACCCACACCGCGCCGGTCCCCGCGTCCTTCAAGAAGAGCTACAAGGCGTTCATGGACTCCGAGTACTGGCGGCTCGGCCTGCCGGAGGAGATCGGTGGCACCACTGCTCCCCCGTCGCTGATCTGGTCGTACGCGGAGCTGATCCTGGGCGCCAACCCGGCCGTGTGGATGTACTCCTCCGGTCCGGCCTTCGCCGGGATCCTCTTCGACGAGGGCAACGAGGTCCAGAAGAAGATCGCTCAGATCGCGGTCGAGCGGACCTGGGGCTCCACCATGGTGCTGACCGAGCCCGACGCGGGTTCGGACGTCGGCGCCGGGCGTACCAAGGCGATCCAGCAGGAGGACGGCTCCTGGCACATCGAGGGCGTGAAGCGCTTCATCACCTCCGGTGAGCACGACATGGAGGAGAACATCCTTCACTACGTGCTGGCGCGTCCCGAGGGTGCCGGGCCCGGCACCAAGGGCCTGTCCCTCTTCCTCGTCCCGAAGTACCTCTTCGACTTCGAGACCGGCGAGCTGGGCGAGCGCAACGGCGTGTACGCGACGAACGTCGAGCACAAGATGGGGCTGAAGGCCTCCAACACCTGCGAGATGACCTTCGGCGACCAGCACCCCGCCAAGGGCTGGCTGATCGGCGACAAGCACGACGGCATCCGCCAGATGTTCCGGATCATCGAGTTCGCGCGGATGATGGTCGGTACGAAGGCGATCTCCACGCTGTCGACGGGCTACCTCAACGCCCTCGAGTACGCCAAGGAGCGCGTCCAGGGTCCTGACCTCGCGAACTTCATGGACAAGACGGCGCCCAAGGTCACCATCACCCACCACCCCGACGTGCGCCGCTCGCTGATGACGCAGAAGGCGTACGCGGAGGGCATGCGCGCCCTCGTCCTCTACACGGCCTCGATCCAGGACGCGATCGCCGTCAAGGAGGCCGCCGGCGAGGACGCCAAGACCGAGCACGCGCTGAACGACCTGCTCCTGCCGATCGTCAAGGGCTACGGCTCCGAGAAGGGCTACGAGCAGCTCGCCCAGTCGCTGCAGACCTTCGGCGGCTCCGGCTTCCTGCAGGAGTACCCGATCGAGCAGTACATCCGGGACGCCAAGATCGACACCCTGTACGAGGGCACGACCGCGATCCAGGGTCAGGACTTCTTCTTCCGGAAGATCGTCCGCAACCAGGGCGCCGCGCTGAACTCCCTCGCCGAGGACATCAAGAAGTTCCTGGCCGTCGGCACCGGCGGCGAGGAGCTGGCGGGCGCCCGCGAGCACCTGGCCAAGGCCGCCGTCGAGCTGGAGGCCATCGTCGGCCTCATGCTCACCGACCTCGCGGCCACCGAGAAGGACGTCAAGAACATCTACAAGGTGGGCCTGAACACCACCCGCCTGCTGATGGCCTCCGGTGACGTCGTCGTCGGCTACCTGCTCCTCAAGGGCGCCGCGATCGCCGCCGAGAAGCTGCCGAACGCGTCCGCCAAGGACAAGGCGTTCTACACCGGCAAGATTGCGGCGGCGAAGTTCTTCGCGGCCACCGTCCTGCCCGGCGTCACCGGCGCGCGCAAGCTCGCCGAGGGCGTCGACCTGGACCTGATGGAGCTGGACGAGGCCGCTTTCTAG
- a CDS encoding M18 family aminopeptidase, translated as MSEPHRFDRGHTDDLMTFLAASPTPYHAVANTAERLEKAGFKQVAETDAWDGSSGGKYVLRGGAIIAWYVPESAAAHTPYRIVGAHTDSPNLRVKPLPDAGAHGWRQVAVEIYGGPLMNSWLDRDLGLAGRLTLRDGSTRLVNVDRPLLRVPQLAIHLDRSVSSEGLKLDKQRHLQPVWGLSDTVRDGDLIAFLESESGLAAGEVTGWDLMVHSVEPPAYLGRDKELLAGPRMDNLLSVHAATAALAAVAAGGAGLPYIPVLAAFDHEENGSQSDTGADGPLLGSVLERSVFARGGSYEDKARAFAGTVCLSSDTGHAVHPNYAERHDPTHHPRVNGGPILKVNVNNRYATDGSGRAVWAAACEKAHVPFQSFVSNNSMPCGTTIGPITAARHGIKTVDIGVAILSMHSARELCGVDDPHLLANAMVAFLEG; from the coding sequence ATGAGCGAACCCCACCGCTTCGACCGCGGCCACACCGACGACCTCATGACCTTCCTGGCGGCGAGCCCCACGCCGTACCACGCCGTGGCAAACACCGCCGAGCGGCTGGAGAAGGCCGGCTTCAAGCAGGTCGCGGAGACGGACGCCTGGGACGGGTCGAGCGGCGGCAAGTACGTGCTGCGCGGTGGCGCGATCATCGCCTGGTACGTCCCCGAGAGCGCCGCGGCGCACACGCCGTACCGGATCGTCGGCGCGCACACCGACTCGCCGAACCTGCGGGTCAAGCCGCTGCCGGACGCCGGGGCGCACGGCTGGCGGCAGGTGGCGGTCGAGATCTACGGCGGCCCGCTGATGAACTCCTGGCTGGACCGCGACCTGGGGCTGGCGGGCCGGCTGACGCTCAGGGACGGCTCGACGCGCCTGGTGAACGTCGACCGCCCGCTCCTGCGCGTCCCCCAGCTTGCCATTCACCTGGACCGCTCGGTCTCCTCCGAGGGCCTCAAGCTCGACAAGCAGCGCCATCTCCAGCCGGTCTGGGGCCTGAGCGACACCGTGCGGGACGGCGACCTGATCGCGTTCCTGGAGTCGGAGAGCGGTCTGGCCGCGGGCGAGGTCACCGGCTGGGACCTGATGGTCCACTCCGTGGAACCGCCCGCCTATCTGGGCCGCGACAAGGAACTGCTCGCGGGCCCGCGCATGGACAACCTGCTCTCCGTGCACGCGGCCACGGCGGCACTGGCCGCGGTGGCGGCCGGCGGCGCGGGGCTGCCGTACATCCCGGTGCTGGCCGCCTTCGACCACGAGGAGAACGGCTCGCAGAGCGACACGGGCGCGGACGGGCCGCTGCTCGGCAGCGTGCTGGAGCGTTCGGTGTTCGCGCGCGGTGGATCGTACGAGGACAAGGCGCGCGCCTTCGCGGGCACCGTCTGTCTCTCCTCCGACACCGGCCACGCCGTCCACCCCAACTACGCGGAGCGGCACGACCCGACGCACCACCCGCGCGTCAACGGCGGGCCGATCCTGAAGGTGAACGTCAACAACCGCTATGCGACGGACGGTTCGGGCCGCGCGGTGTGGGCCGCGGCCTGCGAGAAGGCGCACGTCCCCTTCCAGTCCTTCGTCTCCAACAACTCCATGCCGTGCGGCACGACCATCGGCCCGATCACCGCGGCCCGGCACGGCATCAAGACCGTCGACATCGGCGTGGCGATCCTGTCGATGCACAGTGCGCGGGAGTTGTGCGGGGTGGACGATCCGCATCTGCTGGCGAACGCGATGGTGGCCTTCCTGGAGGGGTAA
- a CDS encoding DUF6458 family protein, which translates to MGLGGCIILIAVGAILSFATDWHMEGVNLDLVGVILMIVGLIGVVTFSSVARRRRVVVPPSTPVIEEERHHYHDGYGR; encoded by the coding sequence ATGGGCCTCGGCGGATGCATCATCCTCATCGCCGTTGGAGCCATCCTCTCCTTCGCGACCGACTGGCACATGGAGGGGGTCAACCTCGACCTGGTCGGCGTCATCCTGATGATCGTCGGCCTGATCGGAGTGGTGACGTTCAGCAGCGTCGCACGGCGCCGGCGGGTCGTGGTGCCACCCTCGACGCCGGTCATCGAAGAGGAACGGCACCACTACCACGACGGATACGGCCGCTGA
- a CDS encoding cupin domain-containing protein encodes MEPISLEKALSSFTETWSPRIVTAVNDYDVRVAKVDGDHVWHVHDHTDEFFLVLDGELHISLREAQGERTVVLPKGSVFTVPRGTEHKPYAPAPAAILMFEPTGTLTVGDRHDEVPDHVDATTGHALT; translated from the coding sequence ATGGAACCCATCTCGCTGGAAAAGGCCCTCTCCTCCTTCACCGAAACGTGGAGCCCCCGCATCGTGACGGCCGTCAACGACTACGACGTCCGCGTGGCCAAGGTCGACGGCGACCACGTCTGGCACGTCCACGACCACACCGACGAGTTCTTCCTGGTCCTGGACGGCGAGCTGCACATCTCACTGCGAGAGGCACAGGGCGAACGCACGGTCGTCCTGCCGAAGGGCTCCGTCTTCACGGTCCCCCGCGGCACGGAACACAAGCCGTACGCCCCCGCCCCCGCCGCCATCCTGATGTTCGAACCCACCGGCACCCTCACCGTGGGCGACCGCCACGACGAGGTGCCGGACCATGTGGACGCCACGACGGGGCATGCCCTGACCTGA
- a CDS encoding helix-turn-helix domain-containing protein translates to MAQGSSQPRTHRVAVIVDEGTNPFEVGVATELFGLPRPELGLPGALYDVTLCTPTPEVRMNHGFFTLTGVPGLEAVDAADTLVVPGRPDNVVPRGAAVLDAIRRTHARGARIMSLCTGSFALAEAGLLDGRRATTHWRWADTFRELHPKVLLEPDVLFVDEGDILTAAGSAAALDLCLHVVRRDHGADIANAVSRRLVFAAHRDGGQKQFVERPLPDVPDESLGPLLAWAQARLGEPLTVADLAARAAVSPATLHRRFRAQLGTTPLAWLTGERVALACRMIERGEERLDVVAARSGLGTAANLRARLRRETGLSPSAYRRRFGADGVEVLMS, encoded by the coding sequence ATGGCGCAAGGATCCTCTCAGCCGCGTACACATAGGGTCGCCGTGATCGTCGACGAGGGCACCAACCCGTTCGAAGTCGGCGTCGCCACCGAGCTGTTCGGGCTGCCACGGCCCGAGCTGGGGCTCCCTGGCGCTCTCTACGACGTCACCTTGTGCACGCCCACCCCTGAAGTCCGGATGAACCACGGCTTCTTCACCCTCACCGGCGTGCCCGGCCTCGAGGCCGTCGACGCGGCCGACACCCTCGTCGTCCCCGGCCGCCCCGACAACGTCGTACCGCGCGGCGCCGCCGTCCTCGACGCCATCCGCCGCACCCACGCGCGCGGGGCCAGGATCATGAGCCTGTGCACCGGAAGCTTCGCGCTCGCCGAGGCCGGACTGCTCGACGGACGCCGGGCCACCACGCACTGGCGCTGGGCCGACACCTTCCGGGAACTGCATCCGAAGGTGCTGCTGGAACCGGACGTGCTCTTCGTCGACGAGGGCGACATCCTCACCGCCGCGGGCAGCGCCGCCGCGCTCGACCTGTGCCTGCACGTCGTACGGCGTGACCATGGCGCCGACATCGCCAATGCCGTCTCCCGGCGGCTGGTGTTCGCCGCGCACCGGGACGGCGGGCAGAAGCAGTTCGTGGAACGGCCGCTGCCGGACGTGCCCGACGAATCGCTGGGGCCCCTGCTGGCATGGGCGCAGGCACGGCTGGGCGAGCCGCTGACGGTGGCGGACCTCGCGGCGCGGGCGGCGGTCAGCCCGGCCACCCTGCACCGCCGCTTCCGCGCCCAGCTGGGGACGACCCCGCTGGCCTGGCTGACCGGGGAGCGGGTCGCGCTGGCGTGCCGGATGATCGAGCGCGGGGAGGAACGGCTCGACGTGGTCGCCGCGCGCAGCGGCCTGGGCACCGCCGCCAATCTGCGGGCGCGGCTGCGGCGCGAGACCGGGCTCAGCCCGTCGGCCTACCGGCGGCGTTTCGGGGCCGATGGCGTGGAAGTCCTGATGTCATGA
- a CDS encoding LURP-one-related/scramblase family protein encodes MRFLVRDRLLGFGDDYWIEDDSGNKVYLVDGKAMRLRDTFELKDTQGRVLIDIHQKMLALRDTMVIERNGDPLARIKRKRMSLLRNHYRVSLVDGTELDVSGKILDREFAVEYDGELLAVISRRWLHIRDTYGVDVVRGDADPALLIAVTVCVIHLAEREREGD; translated from the coding sequence ATGAGATTCCTCGTACGCGACAGGCTCCTCGGCTTCGGTGACGACTACTGGATCGAGGACGACAGCGGCAACAAGGTGTACCTCGTCGACGGCAAGGCGATGCGGCTGCGGGACACCTTCGAGCTGAAGGACACCCAGGGGCGCGTCCTCATCGACATCCACCAGAAGATGCTCGCCCTGCGGGACACGATGGTGATCGAGCGCAACGGCGACCCCCTGGCCCGCATCAAGCGCAAGCGGATGTCCCTCCTGCGCAACCACTACCGGGTCTCCCTCGTCGACGGCACCGAACTCGACGTCAGCGGCAAGATCCTCGACCGCGAATTCGCCGTCGAGTACGACGGCGAACTCCTCGCCGTGATCTCCCGGCGCTGGCTCCACATCCGCGACACCTACGGCGTCGACGTCGTACGCGGCGACGCGGACCCGGCACTGCTGATCGCGGTGACGGTGTGCGTGATCCATCTGGCGGAGAGGGAACGCGAGGGGGACTGA